From a single Cherax quadricarinatus isolate ZL_2023a chromosome 7, ASM3850222v1, whole genome shotgun sequence genomic region:
- the LOC128686942 gene encoding mucin-4-like isoform X1 — MDTASIDNFWCEGRSVLSWSSSKSHPLSCLHDPPPLLDLDALQVALTRLDHAPQKGKAFIGRSGALGHRRPPSRGSRGSRRSSADSLHQDSEADLVIPREVDIEVQLESDGHKERQPERHFTCEDIARDFKVYSQSFREALTDTLNAKQLQQTNEVVKKKQGDLDVKQEIRRKLFENRYRRSGISVGGSNPLLNNFSSEAEESFRRIKEEVARLAAKRRSSSDISDSRASSDYSFSFNSVQEDHKENVKWCSEERESAFDSASVALEKNVETRSSSEADVVISDRESIADSGLVNRRTVITISGKKKKSKSASSLTQEEPTPLWIRDLQTRRSLRGKDPAPSRLIPIQIEPEFEGGINVSIVSQAEPNRKDSTSRMYVRQSDSENRPSRASAFNVRQTIEKRQIQQERRERRALREKIREQLRSLSESRERRDSSGSYVSSVHLSQNSVRSKSMSSLDQDQDDFRSESPLFKVQSSPTLEKEKEEVRIYLFGASNLTESGDCYPDVPPASRDKTRLISTDTTESSSHQEAREKHKICYIERPETWQWTQSWDSLKAGQEDIDENCQKVSESINSVKKPSDLSSQRSSIQSSVFDQGSPKTSWQEYNLHHTDQGISCISPLLNNHPNSLESTKSCPALLTLGQAGTTKDDSLQPAGEDLSCTPPVPPPRRNRLSLSAGQITLEEEEDKPNWIRLAKERRSLRTAQQVDQLSDRASTASKEPEWVIRARKKLESLNVTLTSTTDFNCASSCVTESSSAWSRGGLDALDDLKEETSRIGEELAEEATARVNEDLALHKDISRMLEHNTDRSERSREPSAERLRVSFETSAAENSDGDSSRRLRTRKPQLDEVRFGDLKHDWGGAQTKALKTSNGKQKEMRFGEIQVKETLPEPSEKTKEMRFGDIMTSPQKAQINSGSTNGSRPVMRFGDTPLDLFSSSEPKGPKSSSKFESVAGPDPTKMTAEQLNQNVEEYDFPIPTGKEDVSELMKFLEDSLKKAEVVPEVVSVEDNRPKPKSILKRRSVENVLHELKREERREGLQKVEHRKSASFDWDSVGKGADAGLDIGHIRNTGHRLSREHKPHPDTPHTAKPQPQHPHHQHTSQTTTATTATNGSSFFNVKLRHVSSNKREPAVTNEMLRFHSEHSLHRRPQGVYFNTDRHSGDFTSLNTFTSTHEIRLQPRRISTGGDSHGSSSASSQESLSDSGANLGSNETDRAVSEVLNNLDQCYEESKTAPRKPKMAQPLKDDKVGDNFTSKLNMNRNNENRKELVSRPTAVTLTASSSRKAATVGSKGVRELLQRVQDPTSSAWGTCRSGRGLATSEPTDDSVSLDGPLLPPVTTAIVATVTVGGGDAVFTRAEEGDGAFKAWHSASPQYSSSTTVTLHHYDQHSSPHNNILSPQPLQDSITATSSTCNISNPSCETTSKSFSITLTPIAISNTAFVGINKSASEEQSKLERDLPMCINLGREPRISTLSIERELVAEEGKRGRREEEELESLRCNTRLDSNNYPGPTKQSTTLTTHPAYLASYLLTPVVVQPLTMAEEEQQYTNSSVTTTVTAAAASPSSAAPSTLQDGDINSSTASKNCDAPILTCGRSSTLTAHHQEGRSSLSSHCQDTHTNFYACQQESHASFPSAQQENHASLPSPQQESHVPFPSAQQENHASFPSHQQENHASVSSHQQESDTAHQGGYVPFPSHVETEGASNSPAKVFSFTFSANQKTRPETSFTDLEEDSLIRQKTQKEAENTRRTEGMKTFTIITNPNDVCKHSTPGERESLNGHSHTLVSSPVQLNKFKSNKISSESDKSNEHPSKTNSYPVRPLRMKLVTQNLGSGGERRKTEETSSECNSKHRVHQVTVELMNEDDQRQLSLKKREEEKKRSSLLEWETLQRQRLEDEEKNRINKNLSMKPVSTKIKELVKMHGSFMSMFSKEKKTDINGTVDGKDDIVFRKVPLETPHVEPKNEFIKNIPVPMKSPYIVKKLLSPSKNASSYVESHHTSRRDLSKSHSPTRRASPASRRETSKPRSSEDKREHTSHRILTESNWKTNRATCSSSSSSPRKPRSSNSPSRRGRNSHIPTSSDKSGVKEKDAQSKHGEIHLTGSGVSEVMACTRDVNESSRSSKRSSPPVPPKPLNLHEKFQALPLPYLDRKKESVDLEKDKGKNSQIPLHYEICTSEGRSSIKDPKNRKEWLNKMLNSLTLDHTQPFDMVGSTESGTHPSSPLKLCSSTNIHCESLHPDGIGEKSQDFPVPPARKSTASSRIAAEALYSPSSKYSPYSNNLSSKLSSADPSVTQTKPTVPPRISSPSLTKSFADHLDISCCSKANISYSSSPTSLRSSVREALQSDQSQLVNGRRGPVSLSSILGDGSSRSSSITSTPLASPRATPERVIKRDSIDLGTKLDVILESSFRDGRRVTIPGEEQKENIAPSPSTNRNKEYKEKKFEEGEDILSPPSPSPYRSSFRVRERSEERRKGVRNNDEEVGLQKETRSLWQTSVHKPFSFTKPSVTLKTMTSDVDPQRVATSKASPSHREDLTTCNHFYLYDNRRYNQDKNEPAVEKSECRVSTEPFTSRYSNERISPGTKVPESSSLVSKGGGSLGTSEGRRLSLVYESYLSRNSKETSSLRSRGPSERSTPDRDSKPVSLSSILSRDVGSDDSIPCEHTGSFQFKPDISFSEELNDINQRYCKDMAIQRSSSKTTVENTSGSKLPLSSCYDSDDVFINYSTMGKGDKTRDSSLEPEFRESLPAQKLRRGNNTRNKERSPGRISKEVSSNSSGPKRPPKTSTSPSKSRNSVVRRNSSLKRNRPENVGGSLKIKKDRKSSEDDPADLRDETIVQNDGGWTKTKTTVRRARLGSTEKARQIVRTNSGKTKKEKMFKANASKALEDWAAGATVHGKLMKKEGQKFSHETEEVVKGGQRTSKSVVRRVVRRGSRRLSGGGELMTETKETSSTGASKNGRGGGEHRKKEEMQVQKQDVVGRGAVVIAQDDGLCRRMKTSTDGERYVTHSVSDKDGKTTYTTEGINNKTTNSLEVIGGEDFNAKREVQGRTGHRVVVERSKDSQGRPSTVVKKITSQSRVVITKTKRKPPVAV; from the exons GTGGCACTGACGAGGTTGGACCACGCGCCGCAGAAAGGCAAGGCTTTCATCGGTCGTAGCGGTGCCCTCGGTCACCGGCGACCTCCCTCCAGAGGCTCCCGTGGCTCCAGGAGATCATCTGCAGACAGCCTCCACCAGGACTCCGAGGCTGACCTGGTTATTCCGAGGGAGGTTGACATCGAGGTGCAGCTTGAGAGTGACGGTCACAAGGAACGTCAACCAGAGAGGCACTTCACTTGCGAGGACATAGCAAGGGACTTCAAGGTATATAGCCAAAGCTTCAGGGAGGCGCTTACAGATACATTAAATGCAAAACAGTTGCAACAGACCAATGAGGTGGTTAAGAAGAAGCAGGGAGATCTAGACGTCAAGCAGGAGATACGGAGGAAACTCTTTGAGAATCGCTACAGGAGATCTGGTATTTCCGTAGGGGGATCAAATCCACTGTTGAACAACTTCTCATCTGAGGCTGAAGAGTCCTTTAGAAGGATCAAGGAGGAAGTTGCTCGTTTAGCAGCCAAGAGGAGGTCATCTAGTGATATCAGTGACTCTAGAGCTTCCAGTGACTATTCTTTTTCCTTCAACTCAGTACAAGAGGATCATAAGGAGAATGTAAAATGGTGTAGTGAGGAAAGAGAGTCAGCCTTTGATTCAGCAAGTGTCGCTTTAGAGAAGAATGTGGAGACCAGGTCATCCTCTGAGGCTGATGTAGTGATCAGTGACCGTGAGAGCATCGCAGACTCTGGTCTGGTAAACAGACGGACTGTCATCACTATCAGTGGGAAGAAGAAAAAGAGCAAGTCTGCCTCTAGTCTAACCCAAGAAGAACCGACACCGCTCTGGATCAGAGATCTACAGACTAGGCGATCCCTCAGAGGGAAGGATCCAGCCCCTTCCAGGCTAATTCCTATTCAGATTGAGCCAGAGTTTGAAGGAGGAATAAATGTATCCATTGTGAGTCAGGCAGAACCCAACCGCAAGGACAGCACCTCGCGTATGTACGTTCGTCAGAGTGACTCAGAAAATAGACCTTCGAGGGCAAGTGCTTTTAACGTCAGGCAAACTATAGAGAAGCGACAAATTCAGCAAGAGAGACGAGAGAGGAGAGCTCTTAGAGAAAAGATCAGAGAGCAGCTGAGGAGTCTTTCTGAAAGTCGTGAGCGACGAGATTCCTCTGGTTCTTATGTATCCTCCGTTCACCTCAGTCAAAATTCGGTGCGATCAAAGTCTATGAGTTCTCTGGATCAAGACCAGGACGACTTTAGAAGTGAATCTCCCCTATTCAAGGTCCAGTCTAGCCCAACGCTAGAGAAGGAAAAAGAGGAAGTTAGAATTTATCTGTTTGGAGCATCCAACCTTACTGAGAGTGGAGATTGTTACCCTGATGTGCCCCCGGCCTCCAGGGACAAGACTCGACTAATCAGCACAGACACTACAGAAAGCAGCAGTCACCAAGAAGCTCGGGAGAAACACAAGATTTGCTATATTGAACGACCAGAAACTTGGCAGTGGACACAGTCTTGGGACTCGCTCAAGGCAGGCCAAGAGGACATTGATGAGAATTGTCAGAAAGTTAGTGAGTCCATTAATTCGGTTAAGAAACCATCTGATCTCAGTAGTCAACGCTCGTCAATTCAGTCAAGTGTCTTTGATCAAGGCTCGCCGAAGACGTCTTGGCAGGAGTATAATCTTCACCACACTGATCAAGGGATCAGCTGCATCTCCCCATTGCTTAACAATCATCCAAACAGTCTCGAGAGTACAAAGTCCTGTCCTGCTCTGTTGACACTTGGTCAAGCAGGAACCACCAAGGACGACTCCTTACAACCTGCCGGTGAGGATCTCTCCTGCACACCACCAGTCCCGCCTCCTCGGAGGAACAGGTTAAGTTTGTCAGCTGGACAAATcacactggaggaggaggaggacaagccCAACTGGATCCGACTGGCAAAGGAGCGACGGAGTCTACGGACAGCTCAACAAGTGGACCAGCTGTCTGATAGAGCCTCAACTGCCAGTAAGGAGCCAGAGTGGGTCATCAGGGCTCGGAAGAAGCTAGAGTCACTTAATGTGACACTCACGAGCACAACTGACTTTAATTGTGCCAGTTCTTGCGTCACAGAATCTTCATCAGCGTGGAGTCGAGGTGGTCTAGATGCTCTAGATGATCTGAAGGAAGAAACATCACGTATTGGGGAAGAATTAGCTGAAGAGGCAACTGCCAGGGTGAATGAGGACTTGGCACTTCACAAAGACATCAGCAGAATGTTGGAGCACAATACAGATCGCTCGGAACGCTCTCGTGAGCCCTCTGCTGAGCGGCTTCGGGTGTCCTTTGAGACCTCTGCAGCTGAAAACTCTGATGGTGATTCCAGTAGACGGTTACGCACTCGAAAACCTCAGCTGGATGAAGTTCGTTTTGGTGACCTGAAACATGACTGGGGTGGTGCTCAAACTAAGGCTTTAAAAACCAGCAATGGTAAACAAAAGGAAATGCGCTTTGGTGAGATTCAGGTGAAGGAGACTCTTCCTGAGCCTTCTGAGAAGACAAAAGAAATGAGATTTGGTGACATCATGACATCGCCACAGAAAGCTCAAATTAACTCAGGTTCGACAAATGGCAGTCGCCCTGTGATGCGCTTTGGGGACACGCCGCTcgacctcttctcatcctcagaGCCCAAAGGTCCAAAGAGCAGTTCGAAGTTTGAGTCAGTAGCTGGTCCAGACCCAACTAAGATGACTGCAGAACAACTGAATCAAAATGTTGAGGAATACGACTTCCCAATACCAACAGGAAAAGAAGATGTCTCTGAGCTAATGAAGTTCCTTGAAGATAGCTTGAAGAAAGCAGAAGTTGTCCCAGAAGTCGTCAGCGTGGAGGACAACCGGCCCAAGCCCAAGAGCATCCTGAAGAGGCGCTCCGTGGAGAACGTCCTACATGAGctgaagagggaggagaggagagaggggctCCAAAAGGTAGAGCACCGGAAGAGCGCGTCCTTTGACTGGGACTCCGTAGGTAAGGGAGCTGATGCAGGCTTGGACATTGGTCACATCAGAAATACCGGACACAGACTGAGCAGGGAACACAAGCCACATCCAGATACCCCCCACACAGCcaaaccacagccacaacaccctcaccaccaacacacctcacaaaccaccacagctactaccgCCACTAATGGCAGCAGCTTTTTTAATGTCAAATTACGGCATGTATCCTCTAACAAACGTGAGCCGGCAGTAACTAACGAAATGCTTCGCTTCCACTCAGAACACTCCTTACACAGACGGCCGCAAGGTGTATATTTCAACACAGATAGACACAGTGGGGATTTCACTTCCCTCAACACCTTTACCAGCACTCATGAGATCCGCCTGCAACCCAGGAGGATTTCTACGGGGGGTGACAGCCATGGGTCATCCTCGGCCTCAAGTCAGGAGTCTCTGTCAGACTCTGGGGCAAACCTGGGTAGCAATGAGACTGACCGAGCCGTCAGTGAGGTCCTGAACAACTTAGATCAGTGTTATGAGGAGAGCAAGACTGCGCCGAGGAAGCCCAAAATGGCACAACCTTTAAAAGATGACAAAGTAGGTGACAATTTTACCAGCAAGCTCAACAtgaacagaaataatgagaatcGGAAAGAATTAGTTTCCAGACCGACAGCAGTCACTCTTACAGCTTCCAGCAGCAGGAAAGCAGCGACGGTGGGCAGCAAGGGTGTGAGAGAGCTGTTACAGAGGGTGCAGGATCCCACATCATCTGCCTGGGGAACCTGCCGGAGTGGACGTGGCTTGGCTACCTCAG AGCCAACAGATGACAGTGTTTCCCTCGATggccctcttcttcctcctgttactactgctattgttgctactgttactgttggtggtggtgatgcagtctTCACTCGTGCAGAAGAGGGTGATGGTGCCTTTAAAGCCTGGCATTCAGCATCTCCCCAGTATTCCAGCAGCACGACAGTCACCCTTCACCACTATGACCAACATTCCAGCCCCCACAACAACATCCTGTCCCCACAACCTCTCCAAGATTCCATCACTGCCACTTCCTCCACATGTAACATCTCCAACCCCAGTTGTGAAACCACCTCAAAGAGCTTCTCCATAACCCTGACTCCAATTGCCATTAGCAACACTGCCTTCGTAGGCATTAATAAGAGTGCCAGTGAAGAACAGAGCAAGCTGGAAAGAGACTTACCGATGTGTATCAACTTGGGCAGGGAACCACGCATATCAACACTAAGCATTGAAAGAGAACTGGTGGCagaggaaggaaagagaggaagaagagaagaagaggagCTGGAAAGTCTTCGCTGCAATACCAGACTTGACTCCAATAACTACCCAGGACCCACAAAACagtccaccacactcaccacacacccagcTTACCTTGCTTCTTACCTACTCACCCCAGTAGTGGTACAGCCACTCACCATGGCAG AAGAGGAGCAGCAGTACACCAACAGCTccgtcactactactgttacagcaGCGGCAGCCTCCCCCTCCTCCGCTGCCCCCTCGACTCTGCAGGACGGTGACATCAACTCCTCCACGGCCTCCAAAAACTGTGATGCCCCCATCCTCACCTGTGGCCGCAGTTCCACCCTCACCGCCCACCACCAGGAGGGCcgctcctcactctcctcccactgcCAGGACACCCACACAAATTTCTACGCATGTCAGCAGGAGAGCCATGCCTCTTTCCCCTCAGCTCAACAGGAAAACCAtgcctctctcccctcacctcagCAAGAAAGCCATGTCCCTTTCCCCTCAGCTCAACAAGAAAACCATGCCTCATTCCCCTCTCATCAACAAGAAAACCATGCCTCAGTCTCCTCTCATCAGCAGGAGAGTGACACCGCGCATCAGGGAGGCTATGTCCCCTTCCCCTCGCATGTCGAGACGGAGGGAGCCAGCAATTCACCAGCCAAGGTGTTCAGCTTCACCTTCAGCGCCAACCAAAAGACCCGACCAGAGACCAGCTTCACAGACCTCGAAGAGGACTCACTAATCCGCCAGAAGACACAGAAGGAGGCCGAGAACACCAGGAGGACCGAGGGCATGAAAACATTTACCATTATCACAAATCCAAATGATGTTTGCAAGCACAGCActccaggtgagagagagagcttAAATGGCCACTCTCATACACTTGTGTCATCTCCCGTGCAATTAAACAAATTCAAGTCAAATAAAATTAGTTCTGAGAGTGATAAGTCAAATGAGCATCCATCCAAAACAAACAGTTATCCAGTAAGACCTTTAAGAATGAAGTTGGTAACCCAGAACCTGGGCAGCGGAGGAGAGCGAAGGAAGACAGAGGAAACGAGCAGTGAATGCAACTCGAAACACAGAGTTCATCAAGTAACAGTGGAGCTCATGAACGAAGATGATCAAAGGCAATTATCTTtaaagaagagagaagaggagaagaaAAGAAGCAGCTTATTAGAGTGGGAGACGTTACAAAGACAAAGActtgaagatgaagagaaaaatCGCATTAACAAAAATCTGTCGATGAAGCCTGTCTCAACGAAGATCAAGGAGCTTGTGAAAATGCACGGAAGCTTCATGTCTATGTTTAGCAAGGAAAAGAAGACAGATATTAATGGTACAGTTGATGGCAAGGATGACATTGTTTTCCGAAAAGTGCCTTTAGAAACTCCACATGTGGAACCAAAGAATGAGTTTATAAAGAATATTCCTGTTCCCATGAAGTCTCCGTACATTGTCAAGAAACTTCTCTCGCCCTCCAAAAATGCAAGCTCCTATGTGGAGTCTCATCACACGAGCCGTCGAGATTTGTCCAAGTCTCACTCACCAACCCGTAGGGCCAGCCCTGCCTCCAGGAGAGAGACTTCAAAACCTCGCTCATCAGAGGACAAAAGGGAGCACACCTCTCACAGGATCCTTACAGAAAGCAACTGGAAAACAAACAGGGCAACGTGCAGCTCCAGCTCCTCCAGCCCTCGGAAACCTCGGTCATCCAACTCTCCATCAAGGCGAGGAAGGAACTCACATATACCTACATCATCAGATAAATCAGGTGTCAAAGAAAAAGATGCACAGTCAAAACATGGTGAGATTCATTTAACAGGGTCTGGAGTGTCTGAGGTGATGGCTTGTACAAGAGATGTGAATGAGTCTTCCAGATCTTCAAAGAGATCCTCTCCTCCAGTTCCACCAAAACCATTAAACCTTCATGAAAAATTTCAAGCATTACCATTGCCTTATTTAGATAGAAAAAAGGAATCAGTTGACCTCGAAAAAGATAAAGGAAAGAATAGTCAAATACCTTTACATTATGAAATATGTACTAGTGAAGGCAGGTCAAGTATCAAGGATCCCAAGAACAGAAAAGAGTGGCTGAATAAAATGCTCAATTCGTTAACTTTGGATCACACACAGCCCTTCGACATGGTGGGTTCAACTGAAAGTGGAACACATCCTTCTAGCCCATTAAAATTATGCTCAAGTACAAACATTCATTGTGAAAGTCTACATCCTGATGGGATTGGTGAGAAGTCACAGGATTTTCCTGTTCCTCCTGCTAGGAAGTCAACGGCATCCTCTAGGATTGCTGCTGAAGCTCTTTACTCACCTTCGTCCAAATATTCACCTTATAGTAACAACTTGTcatccaaactttcatcagccgacccatcagtaacacaaacaaAACCAACTGTACCACCCAGGATTTCATCACCATCCCTTACAAAGTCATTTGCTGACCACTTGGACATATCCTGCTGCTCGAAGGCCAATATATCCTATTCTTCTTCACCAACAtcactgaggtcttcagtcagaGAAGCCCTCCAGTCTGACCAGTCACAGTTAGTCAATGGTAGACGAGGACCAGTTAGTCTTTCATCAATTTTGGGTGACGGGTCCTCCAGGTCGTCCTCAATAACTTCCACACCTTTGGCATCTCCAAGGGCGACTCCAGAGAGGGTAATTAAAAGAGATTCTATTGATTTGGGAACAAAGCTTGATGTAATCCTTGAGTCTAGCTTCAGGGACGGAAGAAGGGTAACCATACCTGGTGAAGAACAGAAAGAAAACATTGCTCCCTCTCCCAGTACAAACAGAAATAAGGAatacaaagaaaaaaaatttgaggAGGGTGAGGATATCTTGAgtcctccttcaccctctccaTATAGATCCTCATTTAGAGTaagagaaagaagtgaagagagAAGGAAAGGAGTTAGAAACAATGATGAAGAAGTGGGCCTTCAGAAAGAGACAAGGAGCTTGTGGCAGACATCAGTACACAAACCCTTCAGCTTCACTAAACCTTCTGTGACGCTGAAGACAATGACTTCTGATGTTGACCCACAAAGGGTTGCCACTAGTAAAGCTTCACCCTCGCACAGGGAAGACCTGACTACGTGCAATCATTTCTACCTGTATGATAACAGAAGATATAACCAGGATAAAAATGAACCTGCTGTAGAAAAGTCAGAATGTAGAGTAAGCACAGAGCCTTTCACATCACGATATTCTAACGAGAGAATTTCACCGGGGACGAAAGTCCCTGAATCTTCATCCCTAGTTTCCAAAGGTGGCGGTTCTTTGGGTACGAGTGAAGGGAGAAGATTATCTCTAGTGTATGAATCTTACCTGTCAAGGAATAGCAAGGAGACATCATCACTGAGGTCAAGGGGGCCATCAGAGAGGTCAACACCTGACAGAGACTCTAAGCCTGTCTCTCTGTCCAGCATCTTGTCCAGAGATGTAGGCTCTGATGACTCCATACCTTGTGAACACACTGGCAGCTTTCAGTTCAAGCCAGATATCTCCTTTTCTGAAGAATTAAATGATATAAATCAGAGATATTGTAAAGACATGGCTATACAACGCTCATCATCAAAGACGACAGTTGAGAACACATCTGGAAGCAAACTACCCCTGTCCTCTTGCTATGACAGTGACGATGTATTTATCAATTACTCCACAATGGGTAAAGGAGACAAAACAAGAGACTCAAGCCTAGAACCAGAGTTTAGAGAGTCCCTACCTGCTCAAAAACTTAGGAGAGGAAATAATACCAGAAATAAAGAAAGGTCACCAGGAAGAATTTCAAAGGAAGTATCTTCAAACTCCTCTGGGCCAAAGAGACCTCCAAAGACTTCGACAAGTCCCAGCAAGTCGAGAAACAGTGTTGTCCGTAGGAACTCTAGTCTGAAAAGGAATCGTCCTGAGAACGTGGGAGGGTCTTTGAAAATCAAGAAGGACAGAAAAAGCTCAGAGGATGATCCAGCAGACCTGAGAGACGAAACTATAGTGCAGAACGATGGTGGCTGGACCAAAACAAAGACCACAGTCAGAAGAGCCCGACTAGGGTCCACAGAAAAG GCACGGCAGATAGTTCGAACCAACAGTGGCAAGACAAAGAAGGAGAAAATGTTTAAAGCGAATGCATCAAAAGCACTGGAAGACTGGGCTGCTGGCGCCACAGTACATGGAAAACTCATGAaaaag GAAGGTCAGAAGTTCAGCCATGAGACTGAAGAGGTGGTGAAGGGAGGCCAGCGGACcagcaagagtgtggtgaggagagtggtgaggcgGGGATCCAGGAGGCTCTCTGGTGGTGGAGAACTGATGACGGAAACCAAGGAAACTTCTTCCacag GAGCAAGCAAgaatggtaggggtggtggcgaGCATAGAAAGAAGGAAGAGATGCAGGTACAAAAACAGGATGTGGTGGGTCGTGGAGCAGTGGTGATAGCTCAAGACGACGGTCTCTGCCGCAGGATGAAGACCTCCACTGACGGAGAGCGGTACGTGACACACTCAGTGTCAGACAAGGATGGCAAGACCACCTACACTACAGAGGGTATCAACAACAAGACCACCAACTCACTTGAGGTCATTGGAG GTGAGGACTTCAATGCCAAGCGTGAAGTGCAGGGTCGAACTGGGCACCGGGTGGTGGTAGAACGCAGCAAGGACAGCCAAGGACGACCCTCAACAGTTGTAAAGAAGATCACTTCTCAGTCCAGGGTTGTCAT aacTAAAACGAAACGAAAGCCTCCTGTAGCAGTGtaa